In Bacteroidota bacterium, one DNA window encodes the following:
- a CDS encoding STAS domain-containing protein gives MNFTIEQKDRAAIFRPQEARLDSMLAPELKAEFLILAQPDVETLVIDLTDVQYIDSAGLSALLLARRQQTSHDGDVRLVGVSDDVRSLLELTQLNRVFPIYDTPQQAIDAPSLSAIVVPADDIDSTTSALGSGMKAAAVGAGVVALGAIALGGDEDLDDDEEYDDDEDFDDDEYDDDDDAEEGEEETEDGEESEDGDEEEDDVEDDDFEFEDDLEFDEDDDDEEDF, from the coding sequence ATGAATTTTACGATCGAACAGAAAGACCGCGCCGCGATCTTCCGGCCACAGGAAGCTCGGCTCGACTCGATGTTGGCTCCCGAGTTGAAAGCTGAATTCCTGATCCTCGCTCAACCAGATGTCGAGACGCTCGTGATCGACCTTACGGATGTGCAGTATATCGATTCTGCCGGACTCTCGGCGTTGTTGCTTGCGCGACGCCAACAGACCTCGCACGACGGCGACGTTCGCCTTGTCGGTGTCAGCGACGATGTTCGTTCGCTGCTCGAGCTCACGCAGCTCAACCGAGTATTCCCGATCTACGATACACCGCAACAGGCGATCGATGCGCCGTCACTCTCGGCCATCGTCGTCCCCGCCGACGATATCGACTCGACCACCAGCGCTCTCGGCTCCGGCATGAAGGCCGCGGCAGTAGGTGCCGGCGTCGTTGCACTCGGCGCGATCGCGCTTGGTGGCGATGAGGATCTCGACGACGACGAAGAGTACGACGATGACGAAGACTTCGACGACGATGAGTACGACGACGACGATGATGCAGAGGAAGGAGAAGAAGAAACGGAGGATGGCGAAGAGTCCGAGGACGGCGACGAGGAGGAAGACGACGTCGAGGACGATGATTTTGAATTCGAAGACGACCTCGAATTCGACGAGGACGATGACGACGAGGAAGACTTCTAA